A window of Rhizobium acidisoli contains these coding sequences:
- a CDS encoding LysR family transcriptional regulator, whose product MNRTQLSQLAVLAAVSEHRSFRAAAKELLVAPSAISHAISSLEESLGVRLLARTTRSVAPTEEGRLLLERLRPALEEIDIALEAVRDTRAKPAGNLRITAPRFASDLLLAPRLGDFLNLYPDITLEIANEDGFTDIVKEGFDAGIRLEESLEADMIAVRFSPHLTTVIAASPEYFNRYPKPEHPRDLVHHRCIKRRFTNGSIYRWEFEKDGQELVVAVDGPLIVSEDRLALLAALNGAGLAYLFDMRVDAELASGSLVRVLEDWCAPYSGPFLYYPTRRQMRPALRAFIDFFRYAAA is encoded by the coding sequence ATGAACAGAACTCAGCTCTCGCAACTCGCCGTTCTCGCTGCCGTCTCGGAGCATCGCAGCTTCCGCGCCGCGGCCAAGGAACTCCTCGTCGCGCCGTCAGCGATCAGCCATGCCATATCAAGCCTGGAGGAAAGCCTGGGGGTCAGGCTTCTGGCGCGCACCACCCGCAGCGTCGCGCCGACGGAGGAAGGGCGACTGCTTCTCGAAAGGCTGCGTCCGGCGCTCGAGGAGATCGATATTGCCCTGGAGGCCGTCCGCGACACGCGCGCCAAGCCGGCCGGCAACCTGCGCATCACCGCGCCGCGCTTCGCCTCCGATCTCCTGCTCGCCCCGCGCCTCGGCGATTTTCTCAACCTCTATCCCGATATCACCCTGGAGATTGCTAATGAGGATGGCTTCACCGATATCGTCAAGGAGGGGTTCGACGCCGGCATAAGGCTGGAGGAGAGCCTGGAGGCCGATATGATCGCGGTGCGGTTCTCACCCCATTTGACGACTGTCATCGCCGCATCGCCCGAATATTTCAACCGCTATCCAAAACCGGAGCACCCACGCGACCTCGTCCATCATCGTTGCATCAAGCGGCGCTTTACCAACGGCTCCATCTATCGCTGGGAATTCGAAAAGGACGGGCAGGAATTGGTCGTTGCGGTCGACGGGCCACTGATTGTCAGTGAGGACCGGCTAGCCCTGCTTGCGGCGCTCAACGGCGCCGGCCTTGCCTATCTCTTCGACATGCGGGTGGATGCCGAACTGGCGAGCGGCAGCCTCGTGCGGGTGCTGGAGGATTGGTGCGCGCCCTATTCCGGGCCGTTTCTTTATTATCCCACCCGGCGGCAGATGCGCCCGGCGCTGCGGGCCTTCATCGATTTCTTCAGATATGCCGCTGCCTAA
- a CDS encoding ferritin-like domain-containing protein, producing the protein MAKEKTLEDLFYDTLKDIYFAERQILRALPKMARAAQSAELKAGFQKHLEQTEGQVERLQQVFEKIGKRAQGKTCEAIQGIIAEGEEIMEEFKGTPALDAGLISAAQAVEHYEIARYGTLKTWAATLGFKDVVSLLDQTLQEETATDKTLSQLATTAANQKAKAA; encoded by the coding sequence ATGGCCAAGGAAAAGACGTTGGAAGATCTCTTCTACGATACGCTGAAGGACATCTATTTTGCCGAACGGCAGATCTTGCGCGCCCTGCCGAAGATGGCGCGCGCCGCCCAGTCCGCTGAACTGAAGGCGGGTTTCCAGAAGCACCTGGAGCAAACCGAAGGCCAGGTCGAGCGCCTGCAGCAGGTTTTCGAGAAGATCGGCAAACGCGCCCAGGGCAAGACCTGCGAGGCGATCCAGGGCATTATCGCCGAGGGCGAAGAAATCATGGAGGAATTCAAGGGCACGCCGGCGCTGGATGCCGGCCTGATTTCGGCGGCCCAGGCCGTCGAGCATTATGAGATCGCCCGTTACGGCACGCTGAAGACCTGGGCTGCGACGCTCGGCTTCAAGGATGTCGTCAGCCTGCTCGACCAGACGCTGCAGGAAGAAACGGCGACCGACAAGACCCTCTCGCAGCTCGCCACCACGGCGGCAAACCAGAAGGCCAAGGCTGCCTGA